The DNA region ATTACCTCGAAGAAGTAACTAAGACTAGCCAGGGCCGCTTTAACACACGCTCTTGACATGGATGCTCTGGATCAATCCAGGAGCTAAATCCACGTTCTTTGTAACGAAGAATTTCTTGGATGCAAGCCGGGTCTTTGCTTGCAGGATATGACTCTTGAACGAGGTGACTTAAGACGGCAGTCTTTCCAAGTCTGCAAGCGCTTATTGTGTTTGTATAGCCCCTAGAGAGCTTCTGCAAAGAATATCGGGTCAAGTGGCTTCGTGGCCTTCGAAAGGGCTCCAAGTTCACCGAAGGTTTCTTCACTAATTTTAAGGTAGAAGGGCCAAGATGGGCACGGCCAATTGCATTGACCATTTCAAGCGCTGCGCGGTGGCGCATTTCACCGAGCCTGGCTAGCGGTTATTTGCCCACGGGCAGCGCCTAGTTGTGACGCTTCTTTGGTGTGTTCCAAATGCCAGTCGCGTCGGAAACGATTACCTCAGGCCCGACCAACTAGGCGGCCGCGTTTTTCGGGTGCGAGGAAGTCTATGGATAACATAGGGCAACTCTATTTGACCCCGCCCTGCCTACGATCTCATTCTTTCAAGAAAAATAAATGCCACAGTGGAGACGTACCGCCCAGACAGTTTTAAAGCAACGGGGAACACTCAGATGATTCGAAGAATAAACACCGTAACTATAGCTTTTGCGGCGATCATATCGCTGAGCCTTTCCATGCCAGCATCTGCCGGTAAGGATGACAATACATTGAATGTTGCCTTTGCTGCAGAACCTGAACCATTGGACACTTACAAGATTGCAGGTCGTGAAGGATTGATCCTCACGCGGCATATCTACGACGGACTGCTTTACAAAGACTTGGATACTGGCGAAATTTTGCCTGCCTTGGCCGAAAGCTGGGAATTTACAGGTCCGCTAACCATAGAATTTACACTCAGGAAGGGTGTGAAGTTTCACAATGGCGCTGCGTTTTCTGCAGATGATGTCGTAACTACACTCAATACGGTGATCAACCCTGACTACGGAACACGTTATTTGATCTCGGTTGACTGGATCGAGAGTGTCGAAAAAATCGACGACTATAAGGTGCGCATCAATATGTCCAAGCCCTTCGCTGGTGCTGTGGAGATGCTGGCCGACGCATTATCGATCTATCCTCATGAATTCTTTTCAAAGAACGGTACTGACGGCATAAGCAGAACTCCGATCGGCACCGGACCATACCGGCTTGTCGAACAAGAGCCCGGGGTACGCTATGTGTTGGAGCGTTTTGAAGATCATTATGCGGACAGCCCGAAGAGTGGCGCCAGTATCGACAGGATTGTCGTGCGCTCAATACCCGAGATGAATACTCAGTACGCCGAACTCATGGCGGGTGACTTGGATTGGATTTGGCGGATTCCACCCGATCAAGCCGCTAGACTTGAAAGTCGCGTTCAGATCATTAGCGCGCCAATCATGCGTATCGGCTACGTAGGATTTGCACCCGAGGCTTTGAATGGTGACAGCCCTGTATCTGATCCCAAAGTACGTCAGGCCCTTATCCACGCAACGAACCGCGGCGCTATTGTCGACGCCTTTGCCGGTGGCGCATCGAAGGTACTGAACACACCCTGCAAC from Roseibium sp. HPY-6 includes:
- a CDS encoding ABC transporter substrate-binding protein, producing the protein MIRRINTVTIAFAAIISLSLSMPASAGKDDNTLNVAFAAEPEPLDTYKIAGREGLILTRHIYDGLLYKDLDTGEILPALAESWEFTGPLTIEFTLRKGVKFHNGAAFSADDVVTTLNTVINPDYGTRYLISVDWIESVEKIDDYKVRINMSKPFAGAVEMLADALSIYPHEFFSKNGTDGISRTPIGTGPYRLVEQEPGVRYVLERFEDHYADSPKSGASIDRIVVRSIPEMNTQYAELMAGDLDWIWRIPPDQAARLESRVQIISAPIMRIGYVGFAPEALNGDSPVSDPKVRQALIHATNRGAIVDAFAGGASKVLNTPCNPAQFGCAQDVAQYEFNPDKAKALLADAGYVDGFELEMIFAAMPRATAEAVAGDLANVGVTVNLNEQQYAAGIGQWRNKEVPAFFSNWGSYGIGDVVFILSNFFGGGADDLVQDPELAQWLKEADTSSDRAEREALYTKAVKRIAEQAYWMPMYNFNVNYGLSPDLSFTPHPDEFARWWQADWK